The window TCCCCAGCTGGACGTCGCCAGTCCGACCCCGGTCGCCCGCTCTTTCTTCATACGGGGAATTGCTTTGAGGCAGGGCAAGCGGTTGGCTGTTGTGACCGACGGACGAGGAGCGTGCGTCTTGCTTGATCGAGTTTGCACGCGGTCTGCGCTACGCTGCCTCGGCGATGGCAAACGGCAAGGATACGCTGCAGCTCTGGCAGTGGATTCCGTTGTCGGAGTATCGGCGGCCGGTACCGCCGGTCCACCACAACATCGGGCGACTCTGGCGGAGAGGCACGCCGGCAGAGAACTCACCGAGCGCTCCGACATTGCCCCCACCACAGCGAGGCGCCAGCGGGCGGCATTCGCTTGAGGAAGAGATCGCCGACTCGCTGGCGCGGCACCTCGCCGCGTGGCTCGCTGATCCGACGAGCTCTCCGCGGCTGATCGTGCTCGCGCCGCACTTGGGCATCGAGGACGTACTGCGGCGTGTCGCGCGGTTGACTCGTTCGCCGGTGCTGGAGCCACCATCGTCGGCTGAGATACTCACCCACAGTGAGGCATGGCTCGATCGCCTGCTGGCGATGGGCGACGGACCGGTTGTCGTCCCGGCCCTGCACCGAATGTTTCTGCAGCATGCCGATGGCTTGACCCGACTGCGCGAGCTCCTCACGAGCGTGCACCAGCGACGCGGGCGCACGCTCGTCGGTTGCGAGAGTTGGGGGTGGCGATATCTGCGCAAGGCACTTCGGCTCGGCGCTGTCTTCGGTGAGCCACTGACGCTCCAGGCCGTTGATGCCGACGGGCTCGCTGATTGGTTGCCTGATGCGGGCGGCTTGTCGGTCGACGTTTTGCGCCAGCTTGCCGTCGAATCGGGCGGCAACGTGGCCGTCGCTCACGCACTCGTCACGCGAATCGTGGAGAGCGGGGCCGCGCCGCTGCAATGGCGATCGCGACTGCCCGCCTGGCCGCCGGAGTCGAGTCCGATGGAAACGTTCGTTGCGCACTCCCTGCTGATTCACGGCGGGCTGCCGATCGATGCATTGGCCGCGACGATCTTGGCAAGTGACGACGAGATCCGTGCCGGCGTGGAACACTTGGCAGCCGCGGGCTTGATTGAGGAAGCCAGCGGTACCTGGCGCGTGACGGCGGCGGGATACCCCGCAGTGCGCACGCACTTGCTCGGCCACGACTATGTCGACGATTTCTGATTGCGGCAGGAGCGTACCATGAACGAACTATTCCGCGACTTGCACACGATCAACATTCCGCTCGTGTTGGCCATTCTCGTCGGCGGGGCGCTGACGGTGGCGGCGGTACGGCGAGTGGTACCGCGACTCGTCAAGCGGGCGCCCGCGCGTCTTCGGCACGAGCTGCTGCCGCTCGCGACTGTGTTGCGGCTGACGATCTACGTGGCGATGACCGGGCTGATCGTTCCACTCGTCACGCATCCGTCGCGCGAACGATTCGTCGCGCTCCTCGGCGCCTCAGCGTTGGCGATCGGCTTTGCGGTCAAGGACTACGCCAGCAGCGTGATCGCAGGCATGGTGGCTCTGTTCGAGCGCACCTATCGCTTGGGCGATCGCGTGCAGATCGGCGACACCTACGGCGAAGTGCGGGCCCTGAATCTGCGCACCGTGAAAATCGTCACGCCCGACGATACCGCCGTTTACGTCCCGCACGACAAGATCTGGAACACGGCGATCTACAATGCCAACGACGGGGCGCGGACGATGCTGTGTGTCGCCAAGTTCTATCTCCATCCAGCGCACGACGGCGCGCGGGTGCGGGAGAAGCTGATCGACACCGCGCTCACCAGCCCGTACGCGAATCTGGATCAAAAGGTGGCGGTGATCGCGTCCGAGCATCCGTGGGGAACCGAGTACAAATTGAAAGCCTACGTCCTCGACGGTCGCGATGAGTTCCTCTTCACCACTGACATGACACTGCGCGCCAAGGCCGCGCTGCAGAATCTCGGCGTCCAGTTCGCACTGGTCCAGGTGGCAGCGACTCCAGGGCGCGTGTAACGGTCCCACGCTGCCGCGATCGCGGCGTTCGTCCTCTGCCTACTGGTTGGGATGTCGGGCTGGACCGGCCGTGCGCTTGCGATTGCGGGAACCGGCACTCTGCCGGCCGAGCATGCCGAGATGGAATTGAAGTCGCGGTACGCGCGGAACCGACAAACGAATCCTCACGCCTCGCTGCTTGGGCGATGCCAGTGAGGTAGGCGCGCGCCCGGAGCCGGTATAAGCTCGCCCAGAGAGTATTCACGCCATGTTCGTTCATCGTAGCAATCGCGCCGAGGCGCTGGTCGAGGTGTTGGCGGAGGTGGTCGCGCGGCCGGTTGCCGGGCCGTGGGCAGCGGAGTGCATCGTCGTGCAAGGCCGCGGCATGGAGCGGTGGCTGTCGATGCAGCTGGCCAGCCGACTTGGCGTGTGGGCCAATCCCAGCTTTCCGTTCCCACGTCATCTCATTCTGCGCGCGCTCGGCGCGGTCATCGACATCGATGACGTCGCGCACACTTGCTTCGAGCCGGAAATCCTCATGTGGTCGATTGCCGACTTGTTGGTCGCGCATCTCAATCGCCCAGAGTTCGCGCCGATCCGCACCTATCTCGCCGGCGACGAACGCGGGATTCGTCGCATCCAATTGGCTGAACGCATCGCGCGCACGTTCGATCAGTACGTGGTTTACCGTCCCCACATGGTGCTGGGTTGGGAGAGCGGCGGCGATACGCACTGGCAGGCCGTGCTGTGGCGGGCGGTCGTACAACGGCACGGTTCGCATCACGTCGCCGCGCACGCGCGACAGTTTCTCCGCGCCCTCGAACAACCCAACGTACAACTGCGCGACTTCCCCGCACGCGTGAGTGTGTTCGGAGTTTCGACGCTGCCACCGCTGCATCTGGAGCTGCTGGCCGCACTGTCAAAGCATGTAGAGCTGCATCTCTTCTTGCTCAGTCCGTCCGCCGAATATTGGGCGGAGATTCGCTCGCGGCGCGAAATGATTCGCGCGCATCGGCGGGACGGGTCGGCCGTCGCGGCAGGTGCCGATCCGTTGCACTTCGAGGAGACCAACCCGCTGCTGGCGTCATTGGGGCGGCTCGGGCGTGACTTTCAGAGGGTGCTCGAAAGCACGGCGGACTATCGCGAGTCGGATCGCGATCTCTACGCCGATCCGGGCGGTGCGACGATGTTGACCGTCCTACAGTCCGACATTCTCTCCCTGCGTCATCGTGGCCCTGACAACACCGACGCTTCCACTCTCCAACTCGACCCCGGCGACGACTCCATCACGATCCATGCGTGTCACGGACCGATGCGCGAAGTCGAAGTTGTCCACGATCAACTGCTCGCGCTCTTCGATGCCGATCCGTCGTTGGAACCACGGCACATCGTGGTGATGTCGCCGGCCATTGATGCCTACGCGCCGTTCATCGATGCCGTTTTCGGCGGCGCCAGCGATCACTCCCCGCGCATTCCGTATCGCATCGCCGATCGCGCTGTGCGGGCCACCGACGACGCCGTCGATGCCTTCCTCACTTCGCTCACCGTGCTCCGTGGCCGGATGGCGGCGAGCGAGGTACTCGATCTGCTCGGCCTTGAGCCGATCCGTCAGCACTTCGGTTTCGTCACCGATGACCTCGACGTCGTGCGTGGGTGGATCAAGGAGTCTGGCATTCGTTGGGGTGTCGATGCCGAGCATCGGCGCACTAGCGGACAACCCGCCGTGTCCGACAACACCTGGCGCTTCGGCCTCGATCGGTTGCTGCTCGGCTACGCGATCGCCGGTGAGGGGCGCCGACTCTATGCCGGCGTGCTGCCGTATGACGAGATCGAGGGCACCACCGCCGCGTTGCTGGGCCGCTTGGTCGAGTTCTGCGAGACGCTGTTCGCGTTTCACAGTTCATTGCAGACTCCGCGCCCGTTCGATGTGTGGCGTGACGATCTCGGTCGACTGCTCCACGCGATGGTCGCGAGCACCAATCAGACGGCGCACCAACACCGGCAGGTTCACGCGGCGTTGGCCGAGCTGGCCGAGCACGCGCGCGCCGGACACTTCGACGAGGCCGTCGATCTCGACACCGCTCAGATGCAACTCACCGCCGCGCTGGAGCGCACCGCCCCGGGCCGCGGCTTCTTGACCGGCGGCGTGACGTTCTGCGCGATGGTGCCGATGCGCAGCATTCCATTTCGAGTCGTCTGTCTGCTCGGGATGAATGACGCGGATTTTCCGCGCGTTCGGCGCGCGCCCGGCTTTGACCTGATGGCGCAAAAGCCGCTACCGGGCGATCGCTCGTCGCGTGATGACGATCGCTATCTGTTTCTCGAAGCGCTGTTGTCGGCGCGCGAACGTCTCATCATTACCTACGCGGGCCAGAGCATCCGCGACAACAGCGAGATTCCGCCGTCGGTGGTGGTGAGCGAACTGCTCGATGTGCTCGGCGAATCCTTTCGTGTCACGGCGGACACAACCGACCGGTCGCAGCCGATTGAGGACGCGCATGAGTCGATGCGGCAGCGCCTCGTCGTCCGTCATCCGCTGCAACCGTTCAGTCCACGCTATTTCGGCGCCGACCAGGATCCGCGCCTCTTCAGCTATGCGCGGCACTACTACGAGGGTGCGCGGGCGCTGACGACTGCGCGCGGGAGCGCGGCACCGTTCCTCACCGCGCCACTGCCGCTCGATGTTCCGGCGAAGCGCGAGGTCTCACTAACCGCGTTGGCGCGTTTTTTCGAAAACCCCACGCGAGCGTTTCTGCAGAACCGCCTATCGCTGTACCTCGGCAAGGACCTCGACACCGTTGAGGATCGCGAGCCGCTGGACCTCGACAACCTCGATCTGTGGAAGCTCGGCGACCGACTGCTGAAGCACGCGATGGATGGAGAGACCATCGACCAGGCGCTCCCGTCTATGCGCGCGAGCGGAGCGCTGCCGCCGGGCACCCTCGGTCAGTGCACGTTCGGCGATGTGGGCGGACAAGCCGACGCGCTCGCGACGGCGGCCAGCGCGCTTCGCCGCGGCGCCGAACTGGAGCCGCTGACGATCGACGCCGAACTGGATGGCACTCGCATCATTGGAGAGATCCACAACCTGTGGCCGAGCGGGCTGGTGCAATACCAGTACTCCAAGCTCGGCGGCCGCCACGAGCTGGGAGTATGGATTCGCCATCTGATCCTGAACTGTTTGCAGCCAGACGGTTATCCGCGCGAGAGTTTTCTGATCGGCCGGCCTCGAAAGGACGGCGGTGCCGCCGCGATTCGCTTTACTCCAGTCGAGAATGCGGCCGAAATCCTGCGTGAGCTACTGCGGCTCTACTGGCTGGGCCAAGAGTCGCCCCTCCTTTTGTTCGACAAGGCGTCGCGCACATACGCCGAGACGCTTCGCAGCGGCAAGGGCGCAGCCGCTGCGTTGCGGAACGCACGGAAAAGTTTCGAAGATGACGGCCACAACTGGGGTGATCTTGGCGACGAGTACGTTCGGCAAGTCTTCGAGGCGGCCGATCCCATCGGCCCCGACTTTCTGTTTCGCGATGCCAGTGAACGCAACAGCGACCACCTCGGTTTTGCCGAAGTCGCCGTGATCGTTCTTGCGCCCATGCTCGATCATCGACGAGATCATCGATAGGAACAGCCGTGACGCCGCTTGATCCCATCACCGTTCCGCTCACCGTCACGAATCTCATCGAAGCCAGCGCGGGTACCGGCAAGACCCACACGATCACCAACCTCTACGTGCGCATGCTGCTCGAACTGCGCTTGTACGTCAGCCAGATCCTGGTGGTGACCTACACCAATGCGGCGACGGCCGAGTTGCGCACGCGAGTGCGACGCCGCCTGCACCAGGCGCTCGCCGCATTTGATGAGAACGGCACCAGCGGCGACGAGTTTCTCGACCAATTGGTGACGGCCCGCCGAGCGCATGGCTCGGTCGCTCAGGACCGCGAGTGGTTGGTCGACGCGCTGCACGGCTTCGATGAAGCTGCCATCTTCACGATTCATGGATTCTGCCAGCGCATGCTGCAGGAGAACGCCTTCGAGAGTGCAGTCGCGTTCGACACCGAACTCATCAGCAACCAGAGCCCACTGCTCACTGAGGTCGTGCAGGATTTCTGGGTCCGCGAACTGCACGCGGCGCCGGAGGCCTTCGTCCGCCACCTCGACGCGCGAAAGATCACGCCCACGACACTGGAGCACTTGGCGGTGCGAGTCATCACGCACCCGGACATGCCGATCCTGCCGGCCGTCGGCGCGCCGCGCGACCAAGACGACGACACCGACCTCGACACTCGGTTGCTCCAGTTTCAACTCGACTTCATCGAGTACGCGCGGCGAGAACTACGCCGGCGCAAGGAACAGGCGCGGCAGCAGTCGTTCGACGATCTGCTCCATCGCTTGGCGGAGGCCCTGCGCGGCCCCGGCGGTGCGACCCTTGCCGAAACCATCCGCCAGCGATTTCACGCGGCGCTCATCGACGAGTTCCAAGATACCGACCCGATTCAGTACGAGATCTTCCGCCGCGTCTATCTCGACACCAACGCGGTGTTGTTCCTGATCGGCGATCCGAAGCAAGCGATCTACGCGTTCCGTGGCGCGGACGTGTTTGCCTACATCCAAGCCAAGCACGATGCCGCGAGTACGCCGCGCACGCTCAACATCAATCGTCGCGCCGATCCGCACCTGGTGGAAGCAGTGGGCACGCTGTTCGGCCGCCTGACCAAGCCATTCGTCTTCGACGACATTCCCTTCATTCATGTCCAGCCCGCACCGGACGCCGTCGATCATCTTGGTGGCACCGCCGCAGGGCAGCCGCCGCTGCGGATTCTCTACGTTGATCGTACGATCGCCCAGTGCAGCAACGGCGCCATCAACAAAGGATGGGGAGACCGGCCACTCACGCGCTTGGTGGCGCGCGAGATAGTGCGCTTTCTCGAATCGGGAGCGACGATCGACGGCCGCCCGGTCGAGCCCGGCGACATCGCCGTGCTCTGTCGCAAGAACAAGCAGGCGGCGCTGATGCAGGAGACGCTGCGCGAGCTAGGCGTCCCGACCGTGCTGCAAACAGAAGCCAGCGTCTTCGAGGCACCCGAAGCCGCGGAGATGCAACGCGTGCTGATGGCGATGGTCGACCCCGCCGACTCGCGCGCCATCCGCGCAGCGTTGTGCACACCCATGCTCGGGCAGCGCGCGGCGGATCTGTGCGCTCTCGACTGTGATGAACAGCGCTGGGACGATTGGGTCGGGCAATTCAGCGCGTGGCACAATCTCTGGACGCAACATGGCTTCATCGGCGCCTTCCGGGCGTTGCTCGACTCGCAGGCGGTGCAGCCGCGACTACTCGGATTGCTCGATGGCGAGCGCCGCCTCACCAACGTGTTGCACCTGATGGAATTGCTGCACGCGGCCA is drawn from Deltaproteobacteria bacterium and contains these coding sequences:
- the recC gene encoding exodeoxyribonuclease V subunit gamma — protein: MFVHRSNRAEALVEVLAEVVARPVAGPWAAECIVVQGRGMERWLSMQLASRLGVWANPSFPFPRHLILRALGAVIDIDDVAHTCFEPEILMWSIADLLVAHLNRPEFAPIRTYLAGDERGIRRIQLAERIARTFDQYVVYRPHMVLGWESGGDTHWQAVLWRAVVQRHGSHHVAAHARQFLRALEQPNVQLRDFPARVSVFGVSTLPPLHLELLAALSKHVELHLFLLSPSAEYWAEIRSRREMIRAHRRDGSAVAAGADPLHFEETNPLLASLGRLGRDFQRVLESTADYRESDRDLYADPGGATMLTVLQSDILSLRHRGPDNTDASTLQLDPGDDSITIHACHGPMREVEVVHDQLLALFDADPSLEPRHIVVMSPAIDAYAPFIDAVFGGASDHSPRIPYRIADRAVRATDDAVDAFLTSLTVLRGRMAASEVLDLLGLEPIRQHFGFVTDDLDVVRGWIKESGIRWGVDAEHRRTSGQPAVSDNTWRFGLDRLLLGYAIAGEGRRLYAGVLPYDEIEGTTAALLGRLVEFCETLFAFHSSLQTPRPFDVWRDDLGRLLHAMVASTNQTAHQHRQVHAALAELAEHARAGHFDEAVDLDTAQMQLTAALERTAPGRGFLTGGVTFCAMVPMRSIPFRVVCLLGMNDADFPRVRRAPGFDLMAQKPLPGDRSSRDDDRYLFLEALLSARERLIITYAGQSIRDNSEIPPSVVVSELLDVLGESFRVTADTTDRSQPIEDAHESMRQRLVVRHPLQPFSPRYFGADQDPRLFSYARHYYEGARALTTARGSAAPFLTAPLPLDVPAKREVSLTALARFFENPTRAFLQNRLSLYLGKDLDTVEDREPLDLDNLDLWKLGDRLLKHAMDGETIDQALPSMRASGALPPGTLGQCTFGDVGGQADALATAASALRRGAELEPLTIDAELDGTRIIGEIHNLWPSGLVQYQYSKLGGRHELGVWIRHLILNCLQPDGYPRESFLIGRPRKDGGAAAIRFTPVENAAEILRELLRLYWLGQESPLLLFDKASRTYAETLRSGKGAAAALRNARKSFEDDGHNWGDLGDEYVRQVFEAADPIGPDFLFRDASERNSDHLGFAEVAVIVLAPMLDHRRDHR
- the recB gene encoding exodeoxyribonuclease V subunit beta; the encoded protein is MTPLDPITVPLTVTNLIEASAGTGKTHTITNLYVRMLLELRLYVSQILVVTYTNAATAELRTRVRRRLHQALAAFDENGTSGDEFLDQLVTARRAHGSVAQDREWLVDALHGFDEAAIFTIHGFCQRMLQENAFESAVAFDTELISNQSPLLTEVVQDFWVRELHAAPEAFVRHLDARKITPTTLEHLAVRVITHPDMPILPAVGAPRDQDDDTDLDTRLLQFQLDFIEYARRELRRRKEQARQQSFDDLLHRLAEALRGPGGATLAETIRQRFHAALIDEFQDTDPIQYEIFRRVYLDTNAVLFLIGDPKQAIYAFRGADVFAYIQAKHDAASTPRTLNINRRADPHLVEAVGTLFGRLTKPFVFDDIPFIHVQPAPDAVDHLGGTAAGQPPLRILYVDRTIAQCSNGAINKGWGDRPLTRLVAREIVRFLESGATIDGRPVEPGDIAVLCRKNKQAALMQETLRELGVPTVLQTEASVFEAPEAAEMQRVLMAMVDPADSRAIRAALCTPMLGQRAADLCALDCDEQRWDDWVGQFSAWHNLWTQHGFIGAFRALLDSQAVQPRLLGLLDGERRLTNVLHLMELLHAASTEERRGPHALVQWLTQMRTDSDARAALAGEAAQIRLESDAGAVKLTTVHKSKGLQYPIVYCPYLWDGALLSANDEKAVRFHDAADHNALKLDIGSSEHRAHTALAEHEVFAENLRLLYVALTRAQHCCTVVWGPFRDAESSALGYLLHQPRGSDHPRAATAAHIKSLRKAPDDRAIRAELETLAASAPDAIGVADLSLQPVDRYQPIVAEARALRCRVVSRALPRTWRVSSFSALAASGGTISEPAETGLDHDATIDVAPSEEQPPQPADERLIVLHDFPRGTRAGQLVHQVLQDLDFDVPGPIASEVIAQLLGRFGFEGKWTEPLSRAIADVLATTLADGATPLRLRDIPSSRRLNELEFILPVADESPTERQDSVPLTAARLADVFTRYAASPVPSGYAEHVRNLGFSALAGFLRGFIDLVFEHNGRWYVVDYKSNMLGPRAHDYEPAKLIEPMSQHHYFLQYHLYVVALHRYLASRLPDYDYDRHFGGIYYLFLRGMAPGHAHHNGVFHDRPPRALIERLSAVLAGE
- a CDS encoding mechanosensitive ion channel, whose product is MNELFRDLHTINIPLVLAILVGGALTVAAVRRVVPRLVKRAPARLRHELLPLATVLRLTIYVAMTGLIVPLVTHPSRERFVALLGASALAIGFAVKDYASSVIAGMVALFERTYRLGDRVQIGDTYGEVRALNLRTVKIVTPDDTAVYVPHDKIWNTAIYNANDGARTMLCVAKFYLHPAHDGARVREKLIDTALTSPYANLDQKVAVIASEHPWGTEYKLKAYVLDGRDEFLFTTDMTLRAKAALQNLGVQFALVQVAATPGRV